From a single Capsicum annuum cultivar UCD-10X-F1 chromosome 12, UCD10Xv1.1, whole genome shotgun sequence genomic region:
- the LOC124889666 gene encoding uncharacterized protein LOC124889666, whose product MTTPWPFVAWRIDVIRPIEPKASNGHRFILVAIDYFKKWVKAATFKLVTKKSVVDFIHSIIICRFGIPKIIIMDNAANLNSHLMQEVCQQFNIMHQTSTPYHPKANEAVEAANKNLKKILRKMVQGSRKWHEKLSFSLLGYHTTVQTSIGATPYLLVYRTEAVVPAKINIPYL is encoded by the coding sequence ATGACTACTCCATGGCCTTTTGTGGCTTGGAGAATAGACGTAATTAGACCAATTGAACCAAAGGCCTCAAATGGACATAGGTTTatcttggtagccattgattatttcaaaaAGTGGGTAAAAGCAGCGACTTTCAAATTAGTGACCAAGAAATCagtggttgattttattcactcCATTATTATTTGCCGATTTGGCATTCCAAAGATAATTATCATGGATAATGCTGCAAATCTCaacagtcatttgatgcaagaagtgtgtcaacaatTTAATATTATGCATCAAACTTCAACTCCTTATCATCCAAAGGCGAATGAAGCTGtagaagctgccaacaagaacttaaagaaaatactccGTAAGATGGTGCAGGGTTCTCgaaaatggcatgaaaagttatctttttctttgttgggTTATCATACTACAGTTCAAActtcaattggtgcaactccttacttgTTGGTGTACAGAACTGAAGCAGTTGTACCTGCGAAGATTAACATTCCATATCTTTGA